In Haladaptatus cibarius D43, the sequence CGCCGGGTAGGTAGCCGACGATTGCGCCAGCGACCGCACCCGCGAGCGCGGTTTGCCCCACGTCCCGCCGTGGAGTTGTAACGGTCGCCGACGACTGCTTTGGCACGCCTGCTCCGTCCATCGCATCGACCAAGACGGGTGCACCGAACAACCCGGCAAAGAGCGGGGTCAGCACGCCGCCCGCGTCCAGCGGTGCGGCGGGCGACAGGTCGAGCGTCACGACGCCGAGTAGCACGCTCGAACAGAAAGAAACGAGGCCGCCGACTCGCCCGCGCATCGTGGCCTCGGTGACGATGAGAAATCCCGCAACTCCGGCGAGGACGAACGGCATGTTTTCCCTGACGAACGGATACGCCGTGGTCATGAGTTCCGTCACGGGAATTGCGAGTGGAACGGCGAACGCAACCGCCAGACCGCTTCCCAGGGCCGAGAGGCAAATCGCCTCTCGGCCCTGTCCCTCGATGACGAGTCGATGGCCGGGGAGCGCCGACACCGCCATCACGGGGTCGGGAACCCCCAACGCGAGCGTCGGCACGACATCGAGAAACGAATGAACGACGCCCGCGGCCAGCATCGACGCACCGACGAGTTCCGGCGGCCCGGGAACCGCCGGAGCGACCGACGCGAGCAGCAAGGCGAGGTTGTTGACGTGAATTCCCGGCGTCAGCCCGCTGATTGTTCCGAGCGTGACGCCTCCAAGAACGAACGCGAGCGTCGTTACCGTCATCGCCGGAGCAACCACCAACCGCGTTCCGAACACCTCCATCGACCCGGAGTGGTTCCATGTTCGTATTTAAACGTTCGTGGGCGGGTGGCGGTCGTGGCGATGGCTGTCGTTCGGACTACGGAAAAAGGCGACTGCGTAGCCCTCGGCTACGCGGTCGCTCTCCAACTCGATTCGCACACGAAAGAAAAATTGGTCTGACCGGTGTGGTGTCGTCGTTTAACCGAAGAGTTCGCCGAGACCTTCGCCGTCTGCTTCGTCGTCTTCGTCGTCTTCTTCTTCTTCTTCAGCGGCCTCTTCCTCTTCGGCTTCGTCGTCGCCACCCTCGTCGCCACCTGCAGCACCGCCTGCAGCGGCTCCACCGGCGGGAACAGCGGCGGCCTGTTCGACGGCCTCGTCGATGTCGACGTCTTCGAGTGCGGCGACGAGCGCCTTGACACGCGATTCTTCGACATCGACGCCAGCGGCGTCGAGGACGTTGGTGAGGTTTTCTTCGTTGAGTTCTTCGCCCGATTCGTTCAAGATGAGTGCAGCGTAAACGTATTCCATTGGTAGTTATCCGAACATTGCGCCGAGGCCTTCTCCGCCTGCGTCTTCGTCTTCGTCGTCGTCATCGTCGTCTTCAGGCTCGGCGTCAGTTGTTTCTTCGTCAGTCGATTCTTCTTCGTCAGCACCGCCCGCGGCAGGCGCTTCGATTCCGCGAAGCTCCTCGGGGAGTGCCTCTTCGTCGTCGATTTGTGCAGCCAGTGTGCGAACTTGCGCGTCCGCCTTGCTCACGAGATCCGGAGCGAGGTCCGGGCTTTCGATGGCGGCTTGAAGACCAAGGCTCTTGGCCTCGCCAGTCGCCTTCGAGACGAGCAGGGGTGCGGTCTGTTCGGTCGGGAACACCGCGTTGACGGAGAGGTTGCGACCGAAGGCGGCCGCTCGCTCGACGTCTGCGCGGTACTCGTCCACGTCGATGGCGAGTTCGTCCGACTCGAACATCACGCCGTCCGAATAGACGGCGCGCAGGTCAAGTCCGACCTCTTTCGGCTCCATGCCGAGTTCGGCGAGCACGTTCGCCAGTTCCGACGACACCTCGTCGCCTTCCTCCGCGACGAGGCTGTCCTCGGTCACGTGGATGGAGCCGTCCATAATCCGTGCGGCGGCACCGGCCTGCTGGAGTTCACCAACGAATGGGCCGGGGTCAACGCCCGTGTCTCCTTCCGGAATCGTGATTTCGTTCGGGGCGATTTCGCCCGCCGAAATCGGTGCCGGACTTTTGGACGCTTCGAGTTCCTTGTACAGACCGAACGGGTTGTCGTTCGTTCCGATGAGGCCAACCTGTCCGGAGATGTACTCTTCGAGGTCTTCGAAGCCGTCACCGACCGAGTCCAGTGCGCGCTCTACCAGCGTATTTCGGCTGACGCGGAGTTCCGCGCTACCGTGGAGACTGCGGCGCATATTCTGGAGCTGTTTGCTCGGGATGCCGGTGATGTTGACGACGCCGACACTGCTGTAGTTGTCGACGAAATCCGTCAGCTCAGCGACTTCCGTTTCTTTCCACTTCGGAATCGTCTCGGTCTTACGTTCTGCGGACATCTTAGGCCACCTCCACGGACGGTCCCATCGTCGTTTTCACGAAGATGGTGTCGACGTTGAGCGGGCCTTTCTCCAAGTTGGAGTGAAGACGCCGGACGATAACGTCGATGTTGTCCGAGATATCCTCCGCGGACATATCTTCCGCGCCGACGCGCGTGTGGAACGTGCGTCGGTCACCGCTTCGAAGTTGGACGGTGTTTTTCATCCGGTTGACGGTTTCGACGACGTCGTCGTCGGGCTGAAGCGGTGTCGGCATCTTACCGCGCGGGCCGAGGACGGTACCGAGGTATCGACCGATGTCCTGCATCATCGACGCTTCGGCGATGAAGAAGTCGGTCTTACCAGCGAGGTCTTTTGCGGCGTCGTCGTCGCCACCCAGTTCTTCCAACTCATCGCCTGAGAGAACGTCGTCGGCGACGTCTTCGGCGCGGAGGGCGGTTTCGCCCTCCGCGAACACGATGATTTGGGTTTCTTGTCCAGTTCCGGACGGGAGTACGATACTCTCGTCGACACGATTCGACGGATCGTTTAAATCGAGGTCGCGCAGGTTAATCGCGAGGTCGACCGTTTCGCGGAAATTCCGCTCAGGTGCGTCCTCGAGTGCGCGAGAGACTGCTTGCTCTATCTCATTATCTGCCATCGTTCACCTCCGTAGTACGCAGGAATGCTCCTACGGGTCAGTGAAACAGGCGATGCCTGTCTCACCGGAAATTGACGCATGTCGAACTTAAACCCGTCGAACCAGTACGCATCGTGGTAGTCGCCGACACCGGTTTGAGGCGTGCTATCGAACCAGTACACTCCACATGGTGTCCCTTTCGGGTCTGTTGGCGCTCCTCCTCGCGCTGGTGCATCTCGTGACTGGAAACGTACAGTCGTTCCGCGCGACTCCACGGAGTCGGTGGCTCTCGATAGCAGGCGGCGCGTCGGTTGCCTACGTCTTCGTCCACCTCCTTCCGGAACTCGAAGGCGGGACGGTGCTCGCGTCCGTCCCATTATTCGTCGGCTTTCTCGAACGACACGTCTACATCGTCGCGCTGATTGGATTTTCGCTGTTCTACGGATTGGAAGTCCTCGCGCGCGAGTCCGGACGAGAAGCCGATGGGAAACGAACCGACGACGAAATATTCTGGCTCCATATCGGAACGTTCACCGCGTACAACGCACTCATTGGCTATCTGCTCGTCCATCGGGAGCAACCGGGACCGGTAAATCTCATGCTGTATGCCGTCGCAATGGGCCTCCATTTCGTCGTGAACGACTATGGACTTCGGGAGTTCCACGAAGATAGCTACGACCGACTCGGACGCTGGCTGCTCGCCGGGGCAGTCATCGTCGGCTGGGCCATCGGAAACGCGACGGAAGTCGATGAAGCCGTGGTAAACACTCTATTCGCATTTTTGGCTGGTGGCGTCATCCTCAACGTCATCAAAGAAGAACTGCCCGAGGAGCGCGAAAGCCGTTTCTGGTCGTTTGCGCTCGGAGCGGGAAGCTACACGCTGCTCTTACTATTCGTCTGATTTGAAAACGGAAAAACCCGGATTAGGCTTCGAGCGCGTCGTCGTATTCGCCAGCATCGACCTTCGCTTTGAACTCTCGCGCGTCCACGCCTTCGACGGTGACGCCGAGTGACGCACAGGTACCGACGACTTCCTTCGCCGCGTTCTTCGTGTCGTAGGCGAGGAGGTCGGGGTGTTTCTGCTCCGCAATCGTTTTCACTTGGTCGATGGAGAGGTCGGCGACGAAGTTCTTCTGGGGTTCGCCACTGCCCGTCTCGAATCCGGCCTCGTCCTTGATGAGCGCCGCCGTCGGCGGGACACCGATTTCGAGGTCGAAACTGCCGTCCTCCTCGATGGAGATGGTGACGGGCACTTCCGTGCCGTCGAATGCAGCAGTCTGCTCGTTGATTTCGTTGACGACTTCTTGCACGTTGACCGCGGTCGGGCCGAGTTCCGGGCCGAGCGGTGGGCCGGGGTTGGCCTGCCCTCCGGGTACGAGGACTTCGATTGTATCAGCCATACCCGAACGAAATCTCGCTGGAGTTTTAAGGATTACCTTTTCGGGCGTTCGGAAGCGGTTCGTAGAAATTTTTTCATCATCGAATGGTGGGTTCGCTTCCGACGAGGAGTAAGAAGAAACGATGTGGGTTAGGGCAGACTTACGCCGTGTCGTCCGAGAAACTTGTTCGCCTGCTTGATTTCGACCGGACTTCCGACGACACGGCAGTACTCTTCTCCGAGCGGAACGATGCTGACTATGAACTGCCGCTCCAACTCGCGTCGAATCTCACCGAGTGCGTCACAGGGGAGGACGATTTGAGTGCTGTCGCGGAGGCGGGCAGGATCCGGCATTACGTATAGTCGTTACGATGGCCGAAACGTATTAACGTACCGAAACCATCGGCTGTTTCCCGTTGACGCGAAGGAACAAGTTTTTCGGCAATCACGGCTGACGTGTTTCTAATGGGACTGGAGGAGGAAATCGAAGCACTCCGCGAGGAGATAACCAACACGCCGTACAACAAGTCCACCGAGTCGCACATCGGACGGCTGAAGGCGAAACTCGCGGAGAAAAAGGAAAAGTTGGAAAACCAGTCCTCTGCTGGCGGTGGCGAAGGCTACGCAGTCGAGAAAACGGGCGACGCGACGGTTGCCTTCGTCGGATTCCCGAGCGTCGGCAAATCGACTTTGTTGAACTCGCTCACCGCCGCAGAGAGCGAAGTCGGCGCATACGAGTTCACGACGCTGAACGTGAATCCGGGCATGTTGCAGTACAACGGTGCGAACATCCAACTGCTCGACGTGCCGGGACTCATCGAAGGTGCGGCCCACGGACGCGGTGGTGGACAGGAAGTGCTCTCCGTCGTCCGCGCCGCAGACCTCGTGGTGTTCGTCCTCTCCGTCTTCGAAATCGACCAGTACGAACGGCTCAGCAAGGAGTTGTACGAGAACAAGATTCGGCTGGATTCTACCCCACCGAGCATCTCGATTGCGAAGAAAGGACGAGGTGGGATCAGAGTCACGTCCAGCGTTGACCAAGACCTCTCCGAGAACGTCATCAAGGAAATTCTCCGCGAGCGTGGGTACGTGAACGCAAACGTGACGCTTCGGGAGAAGATGGACATCGACCGCCTGCTCGACGGTATCATGGACAACCGCGAGTACATCCCGTCGATGGTGACGGTGAACAAGGTCGACCTCATCGAACCCGACTACGCCGAGAAAGTCAAAGCCGACCTACGTGACCACGATATCGACCCCGACGAAGCGGTGTTCATCAGCGCGGAAAAGGAGAAAGGATTGGATGCACTGCGCGAGAAAATCTGGGACGAACTCGGCCTGATGCGAATCTACATGGATAAACCGGGTCGTGGTGTCGATTACGACGAACCGCTCGTTCTCCCCAAGGAGAGT encodes:
- a CDS encoding tripartite tricarboxylate transporter permease, which codes for MEVFGTRLVVAPAMTVTTLAFVLGGVTLGTISGLTPGIHVNNLALLLASVAPAVPGPPELVGASMLAAGVVHSFLDVVPTLALGVPDPVMAVSALPGHRLVIEGQGREAICLSALGSGLAVAFAVPLAIPVTELMTTAYPFVRENMPFVLAGVAGFLIVTEATMRGRVGGLVSFCSSVLLGVVTLDLSPAAPLDAGGVLTPLFAGLFGAPVLVDAMDGAGVPKQSSATVTTPRRDVGQTALAGAVAGAIVGYLPGVSSAIAAVIALALVPGRTGGRGFIVATSGVNTANTVFALFALVALGTPRTGVMVALRETNTPLHLPTLLVSVAVAGIVGFVLVLVLGDTYLETVGRMEYRTLSFGVLSLLVVASFLFAGIVGIGIFLVSILLGLLPPRVGCRRVHLMGVLMGPLALGT
- the rpl12p gene encoding 50S ribosomal protein P1; the encoded protein is MEYVYAALILNESGEELNEENLTNVLDAAGVDVEESRVKALVAALEDVDIDEAVEQAAAVPAGGAAAGGAAGGDEGGDDEAEEEEAAEEEEEDDEDDEADGEGLGELFG
- a CDS encoding 50S ribosomal protein L10; its protein translation is MSAERKTETIPKWKETEVAELTDFVDNYSSVGVVNITGIPSKQLQNMRRSLHGSAELRVSRNTLVERALDSVGDGFEDLEEYISGQVGLIGTNDNPFGLYKELEASKSPAPISAGEIAPNEITIPEGDTGVDPGPFVGELQQAGAAARIMDGSIHVTEDSLVAEEGDEVSSELANVLAELGMEPKEVGLDLRAVYSDGVMFESDELAIDVDEYRADVERAAAFGRNLSVNAVFPTEQTAPLLVSKATGEAKSLGLQAAIESPDLAPDLVSKADAQVRTLAAQIDDEEALPEELRGIEAPAAGGADEEESTDEETTDAEPEDDDDDDEDEDAGGEGLGAMFG
- a CDS encoding 50S ribosomal protein L1, which produces MADNEIEQAVSRALEDAPERNFRETVDLAINLRDLDLNDPSNRVDESIVLPSGTGQETQIIVFAEGETALRAEDVADDVLSGDELEELGGDDDAAKDLAGKTDFFIAEASMMQDIGRYLGTVLGPRGKMPTPLQPDDDVVETVNRMKNTVQLRSGDRRTFHTRVGAEDMSAEDISDNIDVIVRRLHSNLEKGPLNVDTIFVKTTMGPSVEVA
- a CDS encoding 50S ribosomal protein L11, with amino-acid sequence MADTIEVLVPGGQANPGPPLGPELGPTAVNVQEVVNEINEQTAAFDGTEVPVTISIEEDGSFDLEIGVPPTAALIKDEAGFETGSGEPQKNFVADLSIDQVKTIAEQKHPDLLAYDTKNAAKEVVGTCASLGVTVEGVDAREFKAKVDAGEYDDALEA
- a CDS encoding VNG_1110C family protein — its product is MPDPARLRDSTQIVLPCDALGEIRRELERQFIVSIVPLGEEYCRVVGSPVEIKQANKFLGRHGVSLP
- a CDS encoding OBG GTPase family GTP-binding protein; its protein translation is MGLEEEIEALREEITNTPYNKSTESHIGRLKAKLAEKKEKLENQSSAGGGEGYAVEKTGDATVAFVGFPSVGKSTLLNSLTAAESEVGAYEFTTLNVNPGMLQYNGANIQLLDVPGLIEGAAHGRGGGQEVLSVVRAADLVVFVLSVFEIDQYERLSKELYENKIRLDSTPPSISIAKKGRGGIRVTSSVDQDLSENVIKEILRERGYVNANVTLREKMDIDRLLDGIMDNREYIPSMVTVNKVDLIEPDYAEKVKADLRDHDIDPDEAVFISAEKEKGLDALREKIWDELGLMRIYMDKPGRGVDYDEPLVLPKESTIEDSFDRLGGDMRQRFRFARVSGPSAKHDEQQVGKEHELADEDVLRMILRK